The region ACGGCTCGGTGCCGGTCGACCGGGCCGATCTGCCCGAAGCCTGCGTGCTGCTCTTCGGTCAGGAGGGCCCGGGGCTCTCGCCCGAGGCGCTGGCCGCGGCATCCGGAGTGATCGAGATCACGCAGTACGGCTCGACCCGATCGATCAACGCGAGCGCGGCGGGCGCGATCGTGATGTACGAGTGGTGCCGCCGCTGGGCGTGACCGCGGCGGGCGCTCAGTACTCGGCGGGGATGTAGCGCAGCGGCAGCGCGGGCTCGACGTAGTCGCCCGCGTCCTGACGCGCCGGCAGCGCGATCTCGGGCCGCGCGATGTGCTCGTAGGGGATCTGGCTGAGCAGGTGCGAGATGATGTTCAGCCGCCCGCGGCGCTTGTCGTCGGTGCGGGCGAGGAACCACGGCGCCCAGCTCGTGTCGGTCGCGCGGAACATCGCGTCCCGCGCCCGTGAGTAGTCGAACCAGCGGCTGTACGACTCGAGGTCCATGCCCGAGAGCTTCCAGATCTTGCGCGGGTCGTCGATGCGGCTCTCGAGGCGCCGCGTCTGCTCCTCGGGGCTGACTTCGAGCCAGTACTTGAGCAGGATGATGCCGTTGTCGACGATCGCCCGCTCCACCAGCGGCACCTGCTCGAGGAAGCGGTCGG is a window of Microbacterium terrae DNA encoding:
- the ppk2 gene encoding polyphosphate kinase 2, which translates into the protein MSTSDDTPKKLSQKKYDKKIEHLQAELVAMQEWVKATGAKVIVVFEGRDTAGKGGTIKALTERVSPRVFRVAALPAPNEHEKTQMYFQRYFAHFPSAGEVVVFDRSWYNRAGVERVMGFCTPEETDRFLEQVPLVERAIVDNGIILLKYWLEVSPEEQTRRLESRIDDPRKIWKLSGMDLESYSRWFDYSRARDAMFRATDTSWAPWFLARTDDKRRGRLNIISHLLSQIPYEHIARPEIALPARQDAGDYVEPALPLRYIPAEY